In Asanoa sp. WMMD1127, one genomic interval encodes:
- a CDS encoding YciI family protein, with protein sequence MAQYLMSVLDNRTPSATDEEMAAIDAYNERLRADGNWVFGGGLGAPSTCAVVDGRPEEPVFTDGPYLESKEYVGGFWIIEAPDLDTARRLAAEGSKACNRRVELRPFLG encoded by the coding sequence ATGGCGCAGTACCTGATGTCCGTGCTCGACAACCGCACCCCGTCGGCCACCGACGAGGAGATGGCCGCGATCGACGCCTACAACGAGCGGCTCCGGGCCGACGGCAACTGGGTCTTCGGCGGTGGCCTCGGCGCGCCGAGCACGTGCGCGGTCGTCGACGGCCGCCCCGAGGAGCCGGTGTTCACGGACGGGCCCTACCTGGAGTCCAAGGAATACGTCGGCGGCTTCTGGATCATCGAGGCGCCCGACCTCGACACGGCGCGCCGGCTCGCCGCCGAGGGGTCGAAAGCCTGCAACCGGCGGGTCGAGCTGCGGCCGTTCCTGGGCTGA
- a CDS encoding epoxide hydrolase family protein, with translation MLQSFSPHADPAVLDDLRARLRATRWPDAPEDAGWSMGADVAYLRELVAYWADGFDWPAQEAALNRLPRFRTTVGGHRIHVVHARARGGPALPLILSHGWPDSFWRYTKVIPLLTDPGAHGGDPADAFDVVVPDMPGYGYSDRPVGPPLDTVAVAGLWAELMSGLGYDRFAAAGGDIGSGVSRYLALDHPARVVAVHRMDAGLPVYTGDRADLAPEERAFLDTAAGWGATEGAYAAMHRTRPQTAAVGLTDSPAGLAAWIVEKLRAWSDCGGDVERAFTRDEILTNITVYWLTGTIGSAMRMYHANGAIPPAQHARRVETPSGFSLFPADLVRAPRAWLDRIANTVRVTEHPRGGHFAPIEQPEAYAEELRAFFRPYRT, from the coding sequence ATGCTCCAGTCATTTTCCCCGCACGCGGACCCCGCCGTCCTCGACGACCTGCGGGCCCGGCTGCGCGCGACGCGGTGGCCCGACGCGCCCGAGGACGCGGGCTGGTCGATGGGCGCCGACGTGGCCTACCTGCGTGAGCTCGTCGCGTACTGGGCCGACGGCTTCGACTGGCCGGCGCAGGAGGCGGCGCTCAACCGCCTGCCGCGCTTCCGGACCACGGTCGGCGGGCACCGCATCCACGTGGTCCACGCCCGCGCGCGCGGCGGGCCGGCGCTGCCGCTGATCCTCAGCCACGGTTGGCCCGACTCGTTCTGGCGCTACACCAAGGTCATCCCGCTGCTGACCGACCCGGGCGCCCACGGCGGCGACCCCGCCGACGCCTTCGACGTCGTCGTGCCGGACATGCCCGGCTACGGCTACTCCGACCGCCCCGTCGGCCCGCCCCTGGACACCGTCGCGGTCGCCGGCCTGTGGGCGGAGCTGATGAGCGGCCTGGGCTACGACCGGTTCGCCGCGGCCGGGGGCGACATCGGCAGCGGGGTGAGCCGCTACCTCGCCCTCGACCATCCCGCCCGGGTGGTCGCCGTGCACCGGATGGACGCGGGCCTGCCCGTCTACACCGGCGACCGTGCCGACCTCGCGCCGGAGGAGCGGGCGTTCCTGGACACCGCCGCGGGTTGGGGGGCGACCGAGGGCGCGTACGCCGCGATGCACCGCACCCGACCGCAGACGGCCGCCGTCGGGCTCACCGACTCACCGGCCGGCCTGGCCGCCTGGATCGTGGAGAAGCTGCGCGCCTGGAGCGACTGCGGCGGCGACGTCGAACGCGCCTTCACCCGCGACGAGATCCTCACCAACATCACCGTCTACTGGCTCACCGGCACGATCGGCTCGGCCATGCGCATGTACCACGCGAACGGCGCCATCCCGCCGGCCCAGCACGCGCGCCGGGTCGAGACCCCGTCGGGCTTCTCGCTGTTCCCCGCCGATCTCGTGCGCGCACCGCGGGCGTGGCTCGACCGCATCGCCAACACGGTCCGCGTCACCGAACACCCGCGCGGCGGCCACTTCGCCCCGATCGAACAACCCGAGGCGTACGCCGAGGAACTGCGCGCGTTCTTCCGCCCCTACCGAACCTGA
- a CDS encoding SAM-dependent methyltransferase, with protein MTTSESELAAQLRTDIPHAARIWNYWMGGTDNYPADRAAGDAVAGVYPEIRLMARHSRRFLDRAVRFLATERGIRQFLDIGTGLPTMQNTHQIAQEIAPETRIVYVDKDPLVLVHAKALLGDAGSDGRVTYLQADYYEPETILAEAAKTLDFTQPIAVMFMGVMGYEPDLAVVRSIVDTVVAATASGSYLVFWDSTDSTPTAVEGAQRLVESGGAEYHLRSRDELASVFTGLELVEPGLAQITAWHADGDTEQTDAYGAVARKP; from the coding sequence ATGACAACCTCCGAGTCCGAGCTCGCGGCCCAGTTGCGGACCGACATCCCGCACGCGGCCCGCATCTGGAACTACTGGATGGGCGGCACCGACAACTATCCGGCGGACCGGGCGGCCGGCGACGCCGTGGCCGGGGTCTACCCGGAGATCCGGCTGATGGCCCGCCACTCGCGGCGGTTCCTGGACCGGGCCGTGCGGTTCCTGGCCACCGAGCGCGGGATCCGGCAGTTCCTCGACATCGGCACCGGCCTGCCCACCATGCAGAACACGCACCAGATCGCGCAGGAGATCGCCCCCGAGACGCGGATCGTCTACGTCGACAAGGATCCGCTCGTGCTCGTGCACGCCAAGGCGTTGCTGGGTGACGCCGGCTCCGACGGGCGGGTCACCTACCTGCAGGCGGACTACTACGAGCCCGAGACGATCCTCGCCGAGGCCGCGAAGACGCTCGACTTCACGCAGCCGATCGCCGTGATGTTCATGGGCGTGATGGGCTACGAGCCGGACCTCGCGGTCGTACGGTCCATCGTGGACACCGTCGTCGCGGCGACCGCGTCCGGGAGCTACCTGGTGTTCTGGGACAGCACCGACAGCACCCCGACCGCGGTCGAGGGGGCGCAACGACTGGTCGAGAGCGGCGGCGCCGAATACCACCTGCGCAGCCGCGACGAGCTGGCCTCGGTCTTCACCGGGCTGGAGCTGGTCGAGCCGGGGCTCGCGCAGATCACCGCCTGGCACGCCGACGGCGACACCGAGCAGACCGACGCGTACGGCGCCGTCGCGCGCAAACCCTGA
- a CDS encoding CatB-related O-acetyltransferase: protein MPGQPRVVLLKPLVTSPLIEVGDFSYYDDPDDPTAFETRNVLYHYGPERLVIGRFCAIGEGVRFIMNGANHRMDGPSTFPFPIMGGAWAEHFDLITGLPGRGDTVVGNDVWLGYHATVMPGVRIGHGAIVASGAVVVDDVPDYGIVGGNPAKLIRLRYDADEIARLLAVAWWDWPAEHITAHVRTIMSGTVDDLEAAAPTRG, encoded by the coding sequence ATGCCCGGCCAGCCGCGGGTGGTGTTGCTCAAGCCGCTGGTGACGTCGCCGCTGATCGAAGTGGGCGACTTCTCCTACTACGACGACCCGGACGATCCGACCGCCTTCGAGACCCGGAACGTGCTCTACCACTACGGGCCCGAGCGGCTGGTCATCGGCAGGTTCTGCGCGATCGGCGAGGGCGTGCGGTTCATCATGAACGGCGCCAACCACCGCATGGACGGCCCGTCCACGTTCCCTTTCCCGATCATGGGTGGCGCCTGGGCGGAGCACTTCGACCTGATCACCGGGCTGCCCGGCCGGGGTGACACGGTGGTCGGCAACGACGTCTGGCTCGGCTATCACGCGACGGTGATGCCCGGCGTGCGCATCGGCCACGGCGCGATCGTCGCCTCCGGCGCGGTGGTCGTCGACGACGTCCCCGACTACGGCATCGTGGGTGGCAACCCCGCCAAGCTCATCCGCCTGCGGTACGACGCCGACGAGATCGCCCGCCTGCTCGCGGTCGCCTGGTGGGACTGGCCGGCGGAGCACATCACCGCCCACGTGCGCACGATCATGTCCGGCACGGTCGACGACCTGGAGGCCGCAGCGCCAACGCGGGGATGA
- a CDS encoding helix-turn-helix domain-containing protein: MASVWRAAGLAPSERTDSFVDLVCRSIVPYGDPVGMVLGPRDEVRTAEVGALRILTLAWTRGAASRAVRELRRSDPELCKIDVSLAGRFALEQSDRQAVPGAGSFTFVDLSRPHRVAARRCELTVVMFPRSALPLRDRDIGDLAGTTFDRTQPGAALVSSVVREMTDNLDAYEGPTGARLGAVLLDLIGATLAGRVDRPPAAPSESRRRALVVAIRAYIEENLSCPTLGPAAICARHHISPRYLHKLFEDQGTTVAALIRSRRLEHCRRDLLDPALAATPVSAIAHRWGYPDPAYFNRVFRAEHGLPPAEFRRVTGQPAATASRSRWA, encoded by the coding sequence ATGGCGTCGGTGTGGCGCGCGGCCGGCCTGGCACCGTCCGAACGAACGGACTCGTTCGTCGATCTCGTCTGCCGGTCGATCGTCCCCTATGGAGACCCGGTCGGGATGGTGCTGGGCCCGCGCGACGAGGTGCGCACGGCCGAGGTCGGCGCCCTGCGGATCCTGACGCTGGCCTGGACCCGGGGTGCGGCGTCCCGGGCGGTCCGGGAGCTGCGCCGGTCGGACCCGGAGCTGTGCAAGATCGACGTTTCGCTCGCCGGGCGGTTCGCGCTGGAGCAGTCCGACCGGCAGGCCGTCCCGGGCGCCGGCTCGTTCACCTTCGTCGACCTGTCGCGGCCGCACCGCGTCGCGGCCCGCCGGTGCGAGCTGACCGTCGTGATGTTCCCCCGCTCGGCGCTGCCGCTGCGCGACCGGGACATCGGCGACCTGGCCGGGACCACCTTCGACCGGACGCAGCCCGGCGCCGCGCTGGTGAGCAGCGTCGTCCGGGAGATGACCGACAACCTCGACGCCTACGAGGGCCCGACCGGCGCCCGGCTCGGCGCGGTGCTGCTCGACCTGATCGGGGCGACGCTCGCGGGCCGGGTCGACCGGCCGCCGGCCGCGCCCTCCGAGTCGCGGCGCCGGGCGCTGGTGGTCGCGATCCGCGCCTACATCGAGGAGAACCTGTCGTGCCCGACCCTGGGTCCGGCGGCGATCTGCGCCCGGCACCACATCTCGCCGCGCTACCTGCACAAGCTCTTCGAGGACCAGGGCACGACGGTGGCGGCGCTGATCCGGTCGCGCCGCCTCGAACACTGCCGGCGGGACCTCCTCGACCCGGCCCTCGCGGCCACGCCGGTCAGCGCGATCGCCCACCGGTGGGGCTATCCCGACCCGGCCTATTTCAACCGGGTCTTCCGCGCCGAGCACGGGCTGCCGCCGGCGGAGTTCCGGCGGGTGACGGGTCAGCCGGCCGCGACCGCGTCGAGGTCACGCTGGGCGTAG
- a CDS encoding DUF6596 domain-containing protein: MTDVHEEITAVHRAEWCRVVATLARRFGDLDVAEEMAAEAFATAVERWPVDGVPPNPGAWLTTTANRKAIDRLRREVKREEKQKEALMLADTPEPLGVIDDDRLRLVFTCCHPALAMEARVALTLRLVGGLTVAEIARAFLVQEAAMSRRITRAKEKIKAARIPYRVPARADLPARLSGVLAVLYLIFNEGYLASDPEREAIRGDLTAEAIRLTRLVRDLLPTSGEVAGLLALMLLTEARRPARLSAGGELVTIDEQDRGAWDRELIAEGHALVRARLVSGEAPGRYQILAAINAVHTDAHDARATDWSQVVALYDQLVRVDPSPIVRLNRAIAVAEIDGPQVGLAEVDALPLDGYHAFHATRADLLRRLGRSADSRAAYDRAIALAGNSAETAYLTRRRDQLGR; encoded by the coding sequence ATGACCGACGTCCACGAGGAGATCACGGCGGTCCACCGGGCGGAGTGGTGCCGGGTGGTCGCGACGCTGGCCCGGCGCTTCGGTGACCTCGACGTCGCCGAGGAGATGGCCGCCGAGGCGTTCGCGACGGCGGTCGAGCGCTGGCCGGTCGACGGCGTGCCGCCGAACCCAGGCGCGTGGCTGACCACCACCGCCAATCGCAAGGCCATCGACCGGCTCCGCCGTGAGGTCAAGCGCGAGGAGAAGCAGAAGGAGGCGCTGATGCTGGCCGACACCCCGGAGCCGCTCGGCGTCATCGACGACGACCGGCTCCGCCTGGTCTTCACCTGCTGCCATCCCGCGCTGGCCATGGAGGCGCGGGTCGCGCTCACGTTGCGGCTGGTCGGCGGGCTCACCGTGGCCGAGATCGCGCGGGCGTTCCTCGTGCAGGAGGCCGCGATGAGCCGGCGGATCACGCGGGCCAAGGAGAAGATCAAGGCGGCGCGGATCCCCTATCGCGTGCCGGCCCGGGCCGACCTGCCGGCCCGGCTCAGCGGCGTGCTCGCCGTCCTCTACCTGATCTTCAACGAGGGCTATCTGGCCTCCGACCCCGAGCGGGAGGCGATCCGCGGCGACCTGACCGCCGAGGCGATCCGGCTGACCCGGCTGGTCCGCGACCTGCTCCCGACGTCCGGCGAGGTCGCCGGCCTGCTGGCGCTGATGCTGCTGACCGAGGCGCGCCGTCCCGCGCGGCTGTCGGCCGGCGGTGAGCTCGTCACCATCGACGAGCAGGACCGCGGCGCCTGGGACCGGGAGCTGATCGCCGAGGGCCACGCTCTGGTCCGCGCGCGGCTGGTGTCGGGGGAGGCGCCCGGGCGCTACCAGATCCTCGCCGCGATCAACGCCGTGCACACCGACGCCCACGACGCCCGGGCCACCGACTGGTCGCAGGTCGTCGCGCTCTACGACCAGCTGGTCCGCGTCGACCCGTCGCCGATCGTGCGGCTCAACCGGGCCATCGCGGTCGCCGAGATCGACGGGCCGCAGGTCGGCCTGGCCGAGGTGGACGCGCTGCCGCTGGACGGCTACCACGCCTTCCACGCGACCCGGGCCGACCTGCTGCGCCGGCTGGGCCGCAGCGCCGACTCGCGGGCGGCCTACGACCGGGCGATCGCGCTGGCCGGCAACAGCGCGGAGACGGCCTATCTCACCCGGCGCCGCGACCAGCTCGGTCGCTGA
- a CDS encoding TetR/AcrR family transcriptional regulator — MPKSPGRPRSSVDDTVFAATLRTIDELGYTHATVDRIAAAAGVAKTTIYRRWPSKGALIAACLLDAFGPVPVQGQTREELMSYAIRWAAARISEPGVGAAFAGVFTDAINDPGLREILSTQFQDPYRVALQEALDEPEQRVLFFIDVIVGTLLHRMGMTGEPMAEADVDALVDLVLPALG; from the coding sequence ATGCCGAAGTCCCCGGGCCGCCCGCGGTCGAGCGTCGACGACACGGTCTTCGCGGCGACGCTGCGCACGATCGACGAGCTGGGCTACACGCACGCCACGGTCGACCGGATCGCGGCCGCGGCCGGCGTCGCCAAGACGACGATCTATCGCCGCTGGCCGTCGAAGGGCGCGCTGATCGCCGCCTGCCTCCTGGACGCGTTCGGCCCGGTGCCGGTGCAGGGGCAGACCCGGGAGGAGCTGATGTCGTACGCCATCCGCTGGGCCGCGGCGAGGATCAGCGAACCGGGCGTCGGCGCGGCCTTCGCGGGCGTCTTCACGGACGCGATCAACGACCCGGGGCTCCGCGAGATCCTGTCGACGCAGTTCCAGGACCCCTACCGGGTGGCGCTGCAGGAGGCGCTGGACGAGCCGGAACAGCGGGTGCTGTTCTTCATCGACGTCATCGTGGGCACCCTGCTGCACCGCATGGGCATGACCGGCGAGCCGATGGCCGAGGCCGACGTCGACGCCCTGGTCGACCTGGTCCTGCCCGCGCTTGGTTAG
- a CDS encoding EAL domain-containing protein has protein sequence MPLLTLGVARLSYLVAIILVAPVLYLFAETRVAGVLLAGVSSVLVVIVRITRAPPRARSGWILIAVAATLMTVGDAIFGVATTGTVEAADFPGRTDLFFLLAYFPLAIGVLRLAGPPAYRSAPTIIDVCLLSLAGSLLIWITVLRPALTSEAESTFSVSVAIASCVGYVAVLAAAIGALASARGRLPVLVIAIGVASFLVANLVFIRARVLDSWGASVAAGFLLLAGVVAAGVAALLPEPEPVQVTRARRTLRPASLVTIAAALLVAPTVLLVEATTGSVNTATAIAAIAIIEAVLVLTRLSIAVAESRRRAARIAVARSGLRRLAFAATEEQILDALRDALDGMLPPGTRSGIHLSPTDQPGVERQLHVLSDKQGELVYPLDTGSTEPGTAPRRIAYVTAPPKDLDDIYASMVSLLDQAGASLARIDLANRLNEKDREQFFQRIVASSEEVILISRDDRIVYVSPSATRMFGRDVRGDRFDDLVRTPTGSRRDWADTGDGDEAVVERPDGTRATALVHRRDLTHDQTIRGVITTLRDVTAERELRRDLEYRATHDPLTGLANAALFRESLRAAGARAVLIIDIDDFKLVNDTYGHQVGDELLTVVAARIAAGIRDIDLAARIGGDEFAVLLRDVDAAGAAGITRRISDTLGRPAALADAMVSTQASIGLAIASAGADADTLLRDADTALYAAKAAGKGRWRQFAPGMPTPSRQRPGIQGRLATALAARRLSLHYEPIVATSSATVAGFEGLPRLDDGGEPMSAAEIARAAEASGLTVELGDWVLARALADLHRLDAPNGRRPFVTVNVAALHLRLPDFADRVQDAIDRSGADPRRLVLEITEAELGEDADRAWNQLGALRDTGVRVAIDDYGTGSASLSHLRQPVIDVIKLDASFIADTASPRSRRLVQAVTDLAAALSLEPVAQGVRDDAARAMLAELGCTYAQGPLFSAPLPVETAAHWSFTDG, from the coding sequence GTGCCGTTGCTGACTCTTGGCGTGGCCCGGTTGTCGTACCTCGTGGCCATCATCCTGGTCGCCCCTGTGCTCTATCTCTTCGCCGAGACGCGGGTGGCCGGTGTGCTGCTCGCAGGCGTTTCCAGCGTCCTGGTCGTCATCGTCCGGATCACGCGCGCGCCGCCGCGGGCCAGGTCCGGCTGGATACTGATCGCCGTCGCGGCGACGCTGATGACGGTCGGTGACGCGATCTTCGGCGTCGCCACCACCGGCACCGTCGAGGCGGCCGACTTCCCGGGCCGGACCGACCTGTTCTTCCTGCTCGCCTACTTCCCGCTCGCCATCGGCGTGCTGCGCCTCGCCGGGCCACCGGCCTACCGCTCCGCGCCGACGATCATCGACGTCTGCCTGCTCAGCCTGGCCGGCTCCCTGCTCATCTGGATCACGGTGCTGCGGCCGGCCCTGACCAGCGAGGCCGAGAGCACGTTCTCGGTCTCGGTGGCGATCGCCTCGTGCGTCGGCTACGTCGCCGTGCTGGCCGCCGCGATAGGCGCGCTGGCGTCCGCGCGGGGTCGGCTGCCGGTGCTCGTCATCGCCATCGGAGTCGCCTCGTTCCTCGTCGCCAATCTGGTGTTCATCCGGGCTCGGGTGCTCGACTCGTGGGGCGCCTCGGTGGCCGCGGGGTTCCTGCTCCTGGCCGGCGTCGTCGCGGCCGGCGTCGCCGCCCTGCTCCCCGAACCTGAGCCGGTCCAGGTCACCCGGGCCCGGCGCACGCTGCGCCCCGCCAGCCTCGTCACGATCGCCGCCGCGCTGCTGGTCGCCCCGACGGTGCTGCTCGTGGAGGCCACCACGGGATCGGTGAACACCGCGACCGCGATCGCGGCGATCGCCATCATCGAGGCGGTGCTCGTGCTCACCCGGCTGTCCATCGCCGTCGCCGAAAGCCGGCGCAGAGCCGCGCGGATCGCCGTCGCCCGGTCGGGGCTGCGCCGCCTCGCGTTCGCCGCCACCGAGGAGCAGATCCTCGACGCGCTGCGCGACGCGCTGGACGGGATGCTGCCGCCCGGGACCCGGTCCGGCATCCACCTGTCCCCCACGGACCAGCCCGGCGTCGAACGTCAACTGCACGTGCTCAGCGACAAGCAGGGCGAGCTCGTCTACCCGCTCGACACGGGCTCGACCGAGCCGGGAACGGCGCCGCGCCGCATCGCCTACGTGACGGCGCCCCCGAAGGACCTCGACGACATCTACGCGTCGATGGTCTCGTTGCTCGACCAGGCGGGCGCGAGCCTCGCCCGCATCGACCTCGCCAACCGCCTCAACGAGAAGGACCGCGAGCAGTTCTTCCAGCGGATCGTCGCGTCGAGCGAGGAGGTCATCCTGATCAGCCGCGACGACCGGATCGTCTACGTGAGCCCGTCGGCGACCCGGATGTTCGGGCGTGACGTGCGCGGGGACCGGTTCGACGACCTCGTGCGGACGCCGACCGGCAGCCGCCGCGACTGGGCCGACACCGGGGACGGCGACGAGGCCGTGGTCGAGCGGCCCGACGGGACCCGGGCGACGGCGCTGGTCCACCGGCGCGACCTCACCCACGACCAGACCATCCGCGGCGTCATCACCACGCTGCGGGACGTCACGGCGGAACGGGAGCTGCGCCGGGATCTGGAATACCGGGCCACCCACGACCCGCTCACCGGGCTCGCCAACGCGGCGCTGTTCCGGGAGTCGCTGCGGGCGGCCGGGGCCCGCGCCGTGCTCATCATCGACATCGACGACTTCAAGCTCGTCAACGACACGTACGGCCATCAGGTCGGCGACGAGCTGCTGACCGTCGTGGCCGCGCGGATCGCGGCGGGGATCCGGGACATCGACCTGGCCGCCCGGATCGGTGGCGACGAGTTCGCGGTGCTGCTGCGGGACGTCGACGCCGCGGGGGCCGCGGGCATCACGCGGCGGATCTCCGACACGCTGGGCCGCCCCGCCGCCCTGGCCGACGCCATGGTCAGCACCCAGGCCAGCATCGGGCTGGCGATCGCGTCGGCCGGTGCCGACGCCGACACCCTGCTGCGCGACGCGGACACCGCGTTGTACGCGGCCAAGGCGGCCGGCAAGGGCCGCTGGCGGCAGTTCGCGCCCGGCATGCCCACCCCGAGCCGGCAGCGCCCCGGCATCCAGGGCCGGCTGGCCACGGCCCTCGCGGCCCGCCGGCTGAGCCTCCACTACGAACCGATCGTCGCCACCTCCTCGGCCACCGTGGCCGGCTTCGAAGGGTTGCCCCGCCTCGACGACGGCGGTGAGCCGATGTCGGCGGCCGAGATCGCGCGGGCGGCCGAGGCCAGCGGGCTCACGGTGGAGCTGGGCGACTGGGTGCTGGCCCGCGCGCTGGCCGACCTGCACCGGCTGGACGCTCCCAACGGCCGCCGGCCGTTCGTCACCGTCAACGTCGCGGCCCTTCACCTGCGGCTGCCCGACTTCGCGGACCGCGTCCAGGACGCCATCGACCGGTCCGGGGCCGACCCGCGCCGGCTCGTCCTCGAGATCACGGAGGCCGAGCTCGGCGAGGACGCCGACCGCGCGTGGAACCAGCTCGGCGCCCTGCGGGACACCGGCGTGCGGGTGGCGATCGACGACTACGGCACCGGCAGCGCGTCGCTCAGCCACCTGCGCCAGCCCGTGATCGACGTCATCAAGCTCGACGCGTCGTTCATCGCCGACACGGCATCGCCGCGCTCCCGCCGGCTGGTGCAGGCGGTCACCGACCTGGCCGCCGCGCTGAGCCTCGAGCCGGTGGCCCAAGGCGTACGGGACGACGCGGCCCGGGCGATGCTGGCCGAGCTCGGCTGCACGTACGCCCAGGGCCCGTTGTTCAGCGCCCCGCTGCCGGTCGAGACGGCCGCCCACTGGTCCTTCACCGACGGCTAG
- a CDS encoding DinB family protein, with protein MTKEFVDTDLSGARFVGADLSGVVMRGVEIRGAEIDAPWLSNGETFLRVNGVDVIPLVEAELNRRFPGRADRRATDPDGLRAAWAALERAWATTMDRAAAMPAGSVDVSVDGEWSFAQTLRHLVLATDTWLRRGILEVEQPFHPVGLAGPHAAEDGLDMSVFTTTTPSYAEVVDARAGRVAMVRDFLATVTPDDLAAKRRNPWAPDEPETTLSCLHVILEEEWEHLRYAQRDLDAVAAG; from the coding sequence ATGACCAAGGAGTTCGTCGACACCGACCTGAGCGGCGCCCGGTTCGTCGGCGCCGACCTGTCCGGCGTCGTGATGCGCGGGGTCGAGATCCGCGGCGCCGAGATCGACGCGCCGTGGCTCTCCAACGGCGAGACGTTCCTGCGCGTCAACGGTGTCGACGTGATCCCCCTCGTCGAGGCGGAGCTCAACCGCCGCTTCCCCGGCCGGGCCGACCGGCGCGCCACGGACCCCGACGGCCTGCGCGCCGCCTGGGCGGCGCTCGAGCGCGCGTGGGCGACCACAATGGACCGGGCCGCGGCGATGCCGGCCGGCTCGGTGGACGTGTCCGTCGACGGCGAGTGGTCGTTCGCACAGACGCTGCGGCATCTCGTGCTCGCCACCGACACCTGGCTGCGCCGCGGGATCCTGGAGGTCGAGCAACCCTTCCACCCCGTCGGCCTGGCCGGCCCCCACGCCGCGGAGGACGGGCTCGACATGTCGGTCTTCACGACCACCACTCCGTCGTACGCCGAGGTGGTCGACGCCCGCGCGGGGCGGGTGGCGATGGTCCGCGACTTCCTCGCCACCGTCACGCCGGACGACCTGGCCGCGAAGCGCCGGAACCCCTGGGCCCCGGACGAGCCGGAGACCACGCTCTCCTGCCTGCACGTGATCCTGGAGGAGGAGTGGGAGCACCTCCGCTACGCCCAGCGTGACCTCGACGCGGTCGCGGCCGGCTGA
- a CDS encoding alpha/beta hydrolase fold domain-containing protein produces the protein MGTHQPPLGVRLLQAVRKEPDWLTMPAATLDAFREAENRRRSSPLMRVVTGFPDRGTMITWQDLPLPDRVLRVRVYRPSPARVGADALPLVLHVHGGGFVGTAAQSDWINSHLAGRLPAVVVSVEHRLVAPGVPMSAAVDDGWDALRHVVGDAARWGVDPSRVALFGESAGGAVAAVSAIRARESDLDVAAQVLVNPCVDLTATALDYPSMAAHGDSPTLTLAQLTLLRRLAVPDGADAGAVSPLHADDLGRLAPALVVVPTLDPLADQGRAYARALRAAGTSATLHVHPGAGHAFLSMPGMVPAQAKAARAQIAAFLGRHLAG, from the coding sequence ATGGGAACCCATCAACCACCACTGGGTGTGCGACTGCTCCAGGCCGTGCGCAAGGAGCCGGACTGGCTGACCATGCCGGCCGCGACGCTCGACGCGTTTCGCGAGGCCGAGAACCGCCGGCGCTCCTCCCCGCTGATGCGCGTCGTCACCGGCTTCCCGGACCGCGGCACCATGATCACCTGGCAGGACCTGCCGCTGCCCGACCGGGTGCTGCGGGTCCGGGTCTACCGGCCGTCCCCGGCCCGGGTCGGCGCCGACGCCCTGCCGCTGGTGCTGCACGTGCACGGCGGCGGTTTCGTCGGGACCGCGGCGCAGAGCGACTGGATCAACAGTCACCTGGCCGGGCGGCTGCCCGCGGTGGTGGTGTCGGTGGAGCACCGGCTCGTCGCGCCCGGGGTGCCGATGTCCGCCGCCGTCGACGACGGCTGGGACGCGCTGCGGCACGTGGTGGGAGACGCCGCGCGCTGGGGAGTCGACCCCTCCCGCGTGGCGCTCTTCGGCGAGAGCGCCGGCGGGGCGGTCGCCGCCGTGAGCGCCATCCGGGCACGCGAGTCCGATCTGGACGTCGCGGCCCAGGTGCTGGTCAACCCCTGCGTCGATCTCACCGCCACGGCGCTCGACTACCCGTCGATGGCCGCGCACGGCGACAGCCCCACGCTGACCCTGGCGCAGCTGACGCTGCTCCGCCGGTTGGCCGTGCCCGACGGCGCCGACGCGGGCGCGGTGTCGCCACTGCACGCCGACGACCTGGGCCGGCTCGCCCCGGCGCTGGTGGTCGTGCCGACCCTCGACCCGTTGGCCGACCAGGGACGGGCGTACGCGCGGGCGCTGCGGGCGGCCGGCACGTCGGCGACGCTTCACGTGCACCCCGGCGCGGGGCACGCGTTCCTGAGCATGCCCGGCATGGTGCCCGCGCAGGCCAAGGCGGCGCGGGCCCAGATCGCCGCGTTCCTCGGCCGCCACCTGGCGGGGTGA